ATCCAAAACCGCTTTTGTAAAACTCGGTGCCAACTCAGGAGAGTTGTAATACACATGTGAAAAGTTAGCAAATTCAATATAAATGTCATTGATAGTACAGTTCGTGAAGGTTATATTGTTCGAGGGGCCCGCGATGAATCCGGCTAAAGATATTTCTCTCCCTTTGACTGGTAATATCCATCCTCGCTGAAACCAATCATTAAGACTCATATTATCAACTCTTATATCAATTCCTTTTTTTATGCCTTCTATTTTATATCGAACAAAAGCGACTCCATCTCGAAGTAGCCAAATTACACCTGAGAGATCTTTAGGAAAGATTCCCTTATCACTCCCAGCAGTTCCAAGTGATAAAGCAGTTCTATTAAAGGCCTCATAAAGTTTATCCTGTTCTTTCCAGTACTCTTTAATTGCTTGAACGAATTTTTCCCTTTTCTGTCGAATAATAATTTCAACAGGGGTTAGACCACTTTTTTGAAATTTCTTATTTTTTCTTTTACCCATGCAGTCAAATTATATTTCAAAACAGTCTCCTGTCAAGTGGAAATTGCGTGGCAATTTTACCAGGTATAATTATGCAAGTATTAGATTTTTAGGGAGATAGGAAAAGGCGATAAGAAAAAACAGGGCGGGTCCCCTCCACCACCCCCGATATCCCCTATGTCTCCCAATCCATATTAGGGTCTCTTATTAACTGAAGGTTGAAAACACCGATTTAATCAGTATTTGCTTCTAACAGCGGTTAAAACATAACAGGATATTTAACAAGTGGCAGGAAGTATTTGAAAGGAAATAATTTAGCAATTAGCCTAAACATTATCGTTCAAACCAAACAAAACGCCATTTTGGAATTATTGGGAAAGGTGTTGGTTTTATTCCTTTTCCGGCGCCTCGTAGTTGGGCGCCTCTTTGATGATGGTGATGCTGTGCGGATGGCTCTCCCGCAAGCCGGCATTGGTAATCTTGACAAACCTTGCCCTGCGCTGGAGTTCCGCAATCGTTCTGCAACCGCAGAAGCCCATCGCCGCCCGCAGACCACCCTCAAGTTGGAAGAGGACATCCTTGACACTTCCCCGATAGGGCACCCTGCCGACAATACCTTGCGGAACAAACTCTGCCCCGCTCTCCTGAAAATACCTGTCCCAGGAGCCCTTCTTCATCGCATCAATTGAGCCCATCCCCCGGTAAACCTTGTAGCGCCTGCCCTCAAGGAGCACATCCTCGCCCGGGCTTTCATCGGTGCCGGCAAGCAGGTTGCCCATCATCACCGAACTGGCACCGGCTGCGAGCGCCTTGGCAATGTCACCGGAAAACCTGATGCCGCCATCGGCAATCAGGGGAATATTATAGCGCTTGAGCGGTTTGGCGCAGTCGATGATGGCACTGAGTTGCGGCACCCCAACACCGGCAACAACCCTGGTTGTGCAGATTGAACCCGGACCGATACCGACCTTGACCGCAGAGACGCCTATTCTTGCCAGGGCAAGCGCACCTTCGGCAGTGGCAACATTGCCGGCAATCAGTTCCACCTGCGGGAACATCCTGCGAATCGCCCTTGCGGTCTCCATTACCCGTGTGGAATGACCGTGTGCGGTATCAATCACAATCGCATCCACCTCTGCCGCAATCAGCGCCCGTGCCCGCTCAATCGCCTCTTTACCAACACCAATCGCTGCCGCCACCCTGAGCCGGCGTTTGGCATCAACCGTGGCAAAGGGATACTCAACCCGCTTCAAAATGTCCTTGGCGGTTATCAGACCCTTGAGCCTGCCCTTTTCATCAACAATCGGCAGCTTCTCAATCCGGTGCCTTCTTAAAATCTCCTTTGCCCTTTTCAGACTGGTTCCCACCGGCGCGGTAATCAGCCCCTTTGCGGTCATCACCTCCCGCACCGGTCTTTTCTCATCATCCTCAAAAAGCAAATCCCTTCTCGTAACAATCCCGACCAGCCTGCCATCTTTATCCACCACTGGCAGACCGGAGATGTTATGCCGGTTGAAGAGCTCCTTGACCTCGGCAACGGTGCGCTCCGGTGTAATCGCAAACGGGTCGGTAATCATTGAACTCTCTGCCCGTTTGACCTTTGCCACCTCCTGCGCCTGCTCCGCAATCGTCATATTCTTGTGAATCACCCCGATACCGCCCGCCCTTGCCATCGCTATTGCCATTTTTGCCTCGGTAACCGTATCCATCGCCGCACTCACCAAAGGCAGATGCAACCTTATTTTCCTTGTGAACCGGCTTTCGGTAATCACCTCTGCCGGCAGCACCGCGGAACGCTGCGGCAAGAGCAGGACATCATCAAAGGTCAATGCCTCTTTCATCTAAAACCTGCTCTTCAACGCCCGCACATAGGCAAGCTGTGCCTTGACATCTTCCGCCTTAGGTCCACTCGGTTTCTCCTTTTCCAGATAATCGCTGAAAAGCCTTTCTGCCCGGTCAAGCGCACCTGCGAGCCGATAACACCTGCCCGCAGCCATCAGCGCCTCATAACCTAAGGGTGAACTCTTATTTTTCTGATAGACCCCTTCGTAAATGGTTGCCGCCTTGAGATAGTTGCCCGCCTGCTCCTCACAGGCAGCGATACCGATGTTAGCCGCCGGCACAAGAACCGGGTCATTCCCTGCCCTCTTGATAAATGTTATAAACTCCCGCTTCGCCTCATCCAACCTTGGCGGGTCGGAACGGAAATAGATACTGCCGAGATAGAAATGTGCCTTGATGCCGGCGTTATCCTTGGGAAACTTTCCTGCCAGTTCCTTGAGCGCACCCTCGGCATACTCGTTATTTCCCTGATAAAAATTGGAAAGCGCATCCATCAGCCTTAACTCCGCCTCGGGATTCTTTACCGGCCTCGGACGGTTCTGAAGAATCAAAATCACACCCACAATTACGACCAGAACCGCAGCCGTCCCAACCCAGAACCGCTTCGGGTCCGCATAGTAAAACTCGGCGGCCTTCTCAACAAACTTCTGAAACTTATCCTCCTTCAACTCATCCTTACTGACCCGGTGCTTTACTCTCACTTCAACTCCTGTGTTTCATCGGTCATCAATTTCCAATGCTCCTACCCCTGGCCCGACTCGAACGGGCGACCTGCGGTTTAGGAAACCGCTGCTCTATCCTGCTGAGCTACAGGGGTGCATACTGCATTATAAACCCAGTTTCACAAGTGTCAAGCAATCCCAATCCAATATTAATATTGACTCGGCGCTGTTAAATGATAATCTTAAATAGACGATGCGTTTCGGATTTCACATCTCCATTGCTGGCGGGTTTGCCAATGTCCGGCAAAGGGCAGAGGAGTTGGGCTGCGACTCAATCCAGTTATTCACCCGTTCCCCAAGAGGCTGGAGCGCAACCAAACTTAATGAGGCTGATGTGGAAAAGTTCAAAAATGATATTAAGGATTCAAAGATAAGCCCGGTCTTTGCCCATGCCCCCTATCTGCCCAACCTTGCCGCTACTGACCCCGATTTAAAAAAGCGCTCAATTGAAACAATTGCCGACGACCTGAAAAGATGCGCAACCCTTGGGATTGAATTCCTTGTTGTCCATGTGGGCAAGGCGATGGGTGCAGATGAAAAGACCGCGGTTAAAAAGGTGGGAGAAAATCTCAACCGCATCCTTGACCTTGTTCAAAACCGGGTAAAAATCCTTTTGGAAAACACCGCGGGTATGGGTTCGGAAATCGGTTACCGATTCGAGCAGATTGCCGAAATTATTGACCTCGTCGAACAAAAGGACCGCCTTGGTGTAACGCTTGACACCGCCCATTCCTTTGAGGCCGGTTATGACTGGCGCACCCTTAAGGCGGTCAATGAAACCTTGCGTGAGTTTGATCGGGCAATTGGATTAGGCAGGCTCTATCTCGTTCATCTCAACGACTCCAAAACCCCTTTTGGCTCAAGGGTCGACCGGCACTGGCACATTGGCAAGGGCGAAATCGGACTTGCCGGTTTTAAGGAGATTGTTAACCATCCGCTTCTGAAGAAGTTGCCCGGGATAATGGAAACACCCCGCACGAGCGCCAAAGAGGACCTGGAAAATATGCGCACAGTCCGGAGCCTCACAAGGTGAAAATCCAGTTCTGGGGTGGTGTTGGGACGGTAACCGGCTCCCAACATATCCTGAAATCAAACAAAAGCAGCCTGCTCCTTGAATGCGGCTTATTTCAAGGACACCGGCAGGAGGCAGAAGAGATTAACCGCCATCTGCCCTTTGACGCCAAAACAGTTGACTGGTGTGTTGCCAGCCATGCCCATATTGACCATATCGGCAATCTTCCCAATCTGATAAAGAGCGGCTTTCGTGGTCCGGTTTTGATGACCAAACCTTCTGTTGCACTCAGCCGACTTCTGTTGCTGGATTCGGCAAAAATCCAAGAAAGCGATATTAAATACATTAACAAAAAACGCCGGGAAAGGGGCGAGCCATTAAAGGAACCAATCTACACTACCGCGGATGCCGAACACGCCCTTACCCGGATTAAAGGAATCGGCTATGCCCGCAAGGAAAAACTTGGACCATTTACTTTGTATTTTCACGATGCCGGACATATCCTTGGATCTGCCCTTATTGACATTGAAGTCGAGCACAAAAGGGTACTCTTCACCGGCGACCTGGGCAGAAAAAAGATGCCCATCATCAGAGACCCGGTTCAGGTGGGGGAAGCGGACATACTGATTATGGAAGCAACCTATGGGAACCGTTTGCATGGCGATTACGAAGGTGTGAAAAAACGGCTTGCCACCATCCTCAATCGAGTCTTTGCCCGTGGCGGCAGAATCATCATTCCGGCGTTTGCAGTCGAGCGGGCACAGGAGATTGTCTATAATTTAAAAATCCTTACCCAGGAACAGGCAATTCCGGACATCCCGATTTTTGTTGATTCCCCACTTGCCAGTAAGGTAACCGAGGTCTACCGCAACAGTAGCACCTATTTTGACGAAGAGGCTAAGGAACTTAATAGCCCTTTTGACTTTGAGGGATTGCACTACATTGAGGATGCCGATGAGTCCAAAAAACTCAACCACCTTGACCTGCCCTGTATCATTATTTCCCCTTCGGGAATGTGCGAGGCAGGCAGGGTTCTACATCACTTGCAACACGCTATCGGCGACGAGAGAAACCTCATCCTTATCGTCTCTTTTCAGGCAGAACATACCTTAGGCAGAAGATTGGTAGAAAGACAGCCGGTGGTAAAAATCTTTGGTGAGGAATTTGAAGTTAAGGCAGAAGTCGAAGTTATGGATGAGTTCAGCGCCCATGCCGACCGCAACGGACTACTTAATTATGTCGAGAATATGAGGATTGACCGTTTGAAAAAGGTATTTCTGGTCCATGCCGAACCCGAAGCGGCAACGGCAATGGTTGAACCGCTCAAGGCTTTGGGAGTGCCCGAGGTCATCATCCCCCGCAAGGGTGACGAATATGAGATTTAAATTTCTCATCTTTACCCTGCTTCTTTTAACTACCGGCTGTGATTTGCTCTTAAAATTACTCGACACAACTCCGCCGGTGTGTAATATCATTTCGCCGCTTGATTCTACAATTGTCAGTGGTATCATCAAGGTCCAGGCAGAGGCATTTGACTCCAGTGGCATTACGGCAATTGACTTCTATGCCGATGGCAATCTATTTGCCACCGAAAGTTCAGCAACTGCCAGTGTCGACTGGGATACCAGACAGCTTCCTGAAGGTTCCTGGCACAAACTTCACTGTATTGCTACTGACCGTGCCGGCAATAAGGGCACCAGTGACACCGTCAATGTTCAGATTCATACCGGTTCTCAGCGCAGTGTCTTTCATGGTAAAATCATCCTTAATAACAATTATTACCGCTGGGTTGACTTCAGCGCCGTCGCTGGCGAAACGATTGAGGGCGAGTCAAGGGCAATCCCAGGAGGAAGAATCAGCCGGCTTTCCCTCCTTGACCGGGATAACTTTCAGAAATACCGCGCAGGTCAGACCTATACCGCCCTCTATGAACAGAATAACATCACCGAAATTAGCCTCTCCTACCAGTTTACCGCTGATGGCACTTATTATCTTGTATTTTTAAACACCACCGGCTCAACCCAGACCTACTGGGCAAGGTTCATCATTCAATAGCATATGACCATTACCTTATTTCTGCTAATTACCTTTTTCCCCAGACCCGAATGTCCACCGCTGACAACTGCGGACATCCAGAAAATGTTTTTACTTGAACAGACCTGCGCTACCACCATTCCCAGCCAGCCGGTCTTTCCTGAAAATGCTGAACCGATTCCGAACAGATTTGTTATCGGGTTTCAGTCTGCTACCTTATCGGCAATTCTCAATCATATTCAGACACTTAATGGTCAAGTGATTAAGATTGACAGCGGCGGCCAATTCCTCGTTGCCCGTTTCCCTGAACATAACAATCGCAGCAGCCTGCAGCTTAATATCACCTCCCTCCCTGGCGTCAGATTTGTTGAACCTGACTTTTCTGCCCGCGTTCTGCACATCCCCAACGACTCAATGTTTCTCAAGAAGCAATGGGACAAGTGGGTGATGTACGCCGACAAGGCCTGGGACATTACTACTGGTGGCAATGTCAAGGTTGCAGTGGTTGACAATGGTGTTCAATACTTTCACACTGACCTGGCAGCGAACTTTCGCTCCGGCGAACTGGGTTATGACTTTATCGGCAATGACGCTGATCCGAGACCGGATGACCCCGGTGTTGCAGAGGCATTCCATGGCACCCATGTCTCGGGAATAATTGCTGGTGTTAGCAACAACCTTATTGGTATCGCCGGTTGGGCACAAATACAACTGCTCGCGGTGAGAGTGCTTGACGATTCTGGCAATGGCACCTTGACCGATGTCGCCAAAGGCATCCGCTGGGCTGCTGACCATGATGCCAAGGTCATCAATATGAGCCTCGGTGGTGACGCCGCTTCCACTCCTTTGATTGAAGCCTGCCAGTATGCTCTCCAAAAGGGCGCGTTGCTCATTGCCGCATCGGGGAACGATGGCAGGTCAGGAATTACCTATCCGGCAAGAATGAGTGAATGTGTTGCGGTTGGTGCCACTGATGAACTTTCCGGACTTGCCTATTTCTCCAATTACGGACCTGAACAGGAGGTGGTTGCACCAGGCACTGCCATCTATTCCACCGCAACCGGCAATGGCTATGTTGAAGCGAGTGGTACATCAATGGCTTGCCCCCAAGTAAGTGGTGTTGCCGCACTGGTCTTTGCGCTTAACCCTTCCCTTACCGCCAATCAGGTCCGGGCAATCATCGGTGCCAGTGCTATTGATATGGGCTCAACCGGCAGGGACGAGTACTTTGGTTTTGGTCTTGTCAACGCCTATCGTGCACTTCAGCTGGCACAGACTCTCCAAAGGGGAACAATTAAAACCGCCCAGCCCCATACGCCAGCTATAACCACAATTATCACCCATCACGCCGTTTCCCTGCCTGAACTGAAAGGGACAGTTTCGGTTTACAACCCTGCGGGCAGAGTGATTTCGAAAATCCCAATCAATAATGGCGTGATTGTGCTGCCTGAAGCCGGTACCTATTTTTTACAACTTCAGAACCAAGACGGTTCATCCCAACTGCTCAAGGTTCTCGTCCTGAATTAGTCGGGCTGATACTCTGCCCAACAATCTTCATTCTCCCAAACCCTGACCTTAACCACTGGATAGAATTTTGCCATCTCCTCGTAAAAATGTCGGGCAAGGTTTTCTGCGGTTGGATTAAAATTGTAAACCTCATTAAGCAGTCTGTGGTCTGGCAGAATTTCTCCCAGTTTTGAGCGCAGTTGGACAAAATCAACTACCATTCCCGGTTGATTCAGCTCCTTGCCTCCGACAACGACCTCAACCAAGTAGTTGTGTCCGTGAATCTCTTCGCATTTGCCACCAGTACCCTTGACAGCATGGGCGGCGCTGAAACCTTTACTTACCCTGACCAGATACATTTGTCACCTCCGTTTAAATCTTTTGGTCTACGGCGCCTCCGCTCCAAAAGGGAGACAAATGCCTCAACCCGCGTAATAAAACCTGTCTCCCCGGTATGCTCATCTATTGAGATTGAAAGCAGCGGGATATCGTAATCGCGGCTTGCCTTGAAAAGAACCGGTTGAACAACCGTGCTCGGCATACAGGCAAAAGGATGGATATGAAGCACCCCATCATAACCCGCCTGCGCCGCCAAAATCAGGTGCCCAACCGAATTGGCATCCTCGCCACCAACACAGTAACGCCAGTAGTTCTGCGCCACCTTTTGCGCCTGGATGACCTCCTTTTTTCTCAGCCTGAACCCGTGGAAACCAAGCCAGCGTGGACCGGTGATAAATGGGTCAACCCATACACCCATCTCTCCAAGCCGGTTGATCACATCAAAATTGACAAACGGCTCGATCACGCAGTAACTCTCACCCACCAGTTTTATGCGCAGACAGCTCCCTTTGCCATTTCTTTTGACGGATGCGAAGCGCTCCTTCAACGACCGACGCAGCCTTCTCAACTCCCCCACACTCTTTACCTCATCCACCTCCTGCAATACATTCTTTAGCAGGTTTTGGCACTCCTTAGGGTCCAAAGCATTAGGCATTTTTGCCCGCGCAAGGGCATAAGCCCTTTCCAAAGTATCGGCCTTAAACCAGCCTAAACGCAAAGCCCTAACAGTCCGCACGACCGCTCGGGAAAACCTGCCCTCACTCAACTTAACAATCTGCCTGGCAATCTCATCCATCCGGTCGCGGCGCAACTCTAACATCTGAAATTTGTATCCCAAATCCCGGACAATATCTGCCTGCACCCTGCCGTAATAACCAAACCGGCAGGACCAAGAACCGCTAACATAAACCAAGGTGTCTGCCCCAAGTTCCAGTGCCCG
This genomic window from candidate division WOR-3 bacterium contains:
- the guaB gene encoding IMP dehydrogenase; its protein translation is MKEALTFDDVLLLPQRSAVLPAEVITESRFTRKIRLHLPLVSAAMDTVTEAKMAIAMARAGGIGVIHKNMTIAEQAQEVAKVKRAESSMITDPFAITPERTVAEVKELFNRHNISGLPVVDKDGRLVGIVTRRDLLFEDDEKRPVREVMTAKGLITAPVGTSLKRAKEILRRHRIEKLPIVDEKGRLKGLITAKDILKRVEYPFATVDAKRRLRVAAAIGVGKEAIERARALIAAEVDAIVIDTAHGHSTRVMETARAIRRMFPQVELIAGNVATAEGALALARIGVSAVKVGIGPGSICTTRVVAGVGVPQLSAIIDCAKPLKRYNIPLIADGGIRFSGDIAKALAAGASSVMMGNLLAGTDESPGEDVLLEGRRYKVYRGMGSIDAMKKGSWDRYFQESGAEFVPQGIVGRVPYRGSVKDVLFQLEGGLRAAMGFCGCRTIAELQRRARFVKITNAGLRESHPHSITIIKEAPNYEAPEKE
- a CDS encoding tetratricopeptide repeat protein — encoded protein: MRVKHRVSKDELKEDKFQKFVEKAAEFYYADPKRFWVGTAAVLVVIVGVILILQNRPRPVKNPEAELRLMDALSNFYQGNNEYAEGALKELAGKFPKDNAGIKAHFYLGSIYFRSDPPRLDEAKREFITFIKRAGNDPVLVPAANIGIAACEEQAGNYLKAATIYEGVYQKNKSSPLGYEALMAAGRCYRLAGALDRAERLFSDYLEKEKPSGPKAEDVKAQLAYVRALKSRF
- a CDS encoding deoxyribonuclease IV, which translates into the protein MRFGFHISIAGGFANVRQRAEELGCDSIQLFTRSPRGWSATKLNEADVEKFKNDIKDSKISPVFAHAPYLPNLAATDPDLKKRSIETIADDLKRCATLGIEFLVVHVGKAMGADEKTAVKKVGENLNRILDLVQNRVKILLENTAGMGSEIGYRFEQIAEIIDLVEQKDRLGVTLDTAHSFEAGYDWRTLKAVNETLREFDRAIGLGRLYLVHLNDSKTPFGSRVDRHWHIGKGEIGLAGFKEIVNHPLLKKLPGIMETPRTSAKEDLENMRTVRSLTR
- a CDS encoding MBL fold metallo-hydrolase; the encoded protein is MKIQFWGGVGTVTGSQHILKSNKSSLLLECGLFQGHRQEAEEINRHLPFDAKTVDWCVASHAHIDHIGNLPNLIKSGFRGPVLMTKPSVALSRLLLLDSAKIQESDIKYINKKRRERGEPLKEPIYTTADAEHALTRIKGIGYARKEKLGPFTLYFHDAGHILGSALIDIEVEHKRVLFTGDLGRKKMPIIRDPVQVGEADILIMEATYGNRLHGDYEGVKKRLATILNRVFARGGRIIIPAFAVERAQEIVYNLKILTQEQAIPDIPIFVDSPLASKVTEVYRNSSTYFDEEAKELNSPFDFEGLHYIEDADESKKLNHLDLPCIIISPSGMCEAGRVLHHLQHAIGDERNLILIVSFQAEHTLGRRLVERQPVVKIFGEEFEVKAEVEVMDEFSAHADRNGLLNYVENMRIDRLKKVFLVHAEPEAATAMVEPLKALGVPEVIIPRKGDEYEI
- a CDS encoding Ig-like domain-containing protein, encoding MRFKFLIFTLLLLTTGCDLLLKLLDTTPPVCNIISPLDSTIVSGIIKVQAEAFDSSGITAIDFYADGNLFATESSATASVDWDTRQLPEGSWHKLHCIATDRAGNKGTSDTVNVQIHTGSQRSVFHGKIILNNNYYRWVDFSAVAGETIEGESRAIPGGRISRLSLLDRDNFQKYRAGQTYTALYEQNNITEISLSYQFTADGTYYLVFLNTTGSTQTYWARFIIQ
- a CDS encoding S8 family serine peptidase, whose translation is MFLLEQTCATTIPSQPVFPENAEPIPNRFVIGFQSATLSAILNHIQTLNGQVIKIDSGGQFLVARFPEHNNRSSLQLNITSLPGVRFVEPDFSARVLHIPNDSMFLKKQWDKWVMYADKAWDITTGGNVKVAVVDNGVQYFHTDLAANFRSGELGYDFIGNDADPRPDDPGVAEAFHGTHVSGIIAGVSNNLIGIAGWAQIQLLAVRVLDDSGNGTLTDVAKGIRWAADHDAKVINMSLGGDAASTPLIEACQYALQKGALLIAASGNDGRSGITYPARMSECVAVGATDELSGLAYFSNYGPEQEVVAPGTAIYSTATGNGYVEASGTSMACPQVSGVAALVFALNPSLTANQVRAIIGASAIDMGSTGRDEYFGFGLVNAYRALQLAQTLQRGTIKTAQPHTPAITTIITHHAVSLPELKGTVSVYNPAGRVISKIPINNGVIVLPEAGTYFLQLQNQDGSSQLLKVLVLN
- a CDS encoding 6-carboxytetrahydropterin synthase, whose protein sequence is MYLVRVSKGFSAAHAVKGTGGKCEEIHGHNYLVEVVVGGKELNQPGMVVDFVQLRSKLGEILPDHRLLNEVYNFNPTAENLARHFYEEMAKFYPVVKVRVWENEDCWAEYQPD
- a CDS encoding 2-hydroxyacyl-CoA dehydratase is translated as MRVAFPYMGDIRLVLEPILHELGAEVIIPPEPNRETVALGAQLAPETICLPFKVTLGNIIRALELGADTLVYVSGSWSCRFGYYGRVQADIVRDLGYKFQMLELRRDRMDEIARQIVKLSEGRFSRAVVRTVRALRLGWFKADTLERAYALARAKMPNALDPKECQNLLKNVLQEVDEVKSVGELRRLRRSLKERFASVKRNGKGSCLRIKLVGESYCVIEPFVNFDVINRLGEMGVWVDPFITGPRWLGFHGFRLRKKEVIQAQKVAQNYWRYCVGGEDANSVGHLILAAQAGYDGVLHIHPFACMPSTVVQPVLFKASRDYDIPLLSISIDEHTGETGFITRVEAFVSLLERRRRRPKDLNGGDKCIWSG